In the Loxodonta africana isolate mLoxAfr1 chromosome 1, mLoxAfr1.hap2, whole genome shotgun sequence genome, one interval contains:
- the LOC100670476 gene encoding glutathione S-transferase alpha-4-like — protein MTAKPKLYYFRGRGRMESIRWLLAAAGVEFEEEFLEKREQYEKLEKDGCLLFGQVPLVEMDGMMLTQTRAILSYLAAKYNLYGKDLKERVRIDMYVDGTLDLMLMIMLAPFKPPKEKEENFALIMKKAKTRYLPAFEKILKDHREDFLVGNKFSWADVQLLEAILMLEELNASVLSDFPLLKAFKTRISNIPTIKKFLQPGSQRKLHPDQHYVDVVRHILQF, from the exons ATGACAGCCAAACCCAAGCTCTACTACTTTCGTGGCAGGGGCAGGATGGAGTCTATCCGGTGGCTGCTGGCTGCAGCTGGAGTGGAG TTTGAAGAAGAATTTCTTGAAAAAAGAGAACAATATGAAAAGCTGGAGAAGG ATGGATGCCTGCTTTTTGGCCAAGTACCTTTGGTTGAAATGGATGGAATGATGCTAACACAGACTAGAGCCATCCTCAGCTACCTGGCTGCCAAGTACAACTTGTATGGGAAGGACCTGAAGGAGAGAGTCAG GATTGATATGTATGTTGACGGCACCCTGGACCTGATGCTAATGATCATGCTGGCTCCATTCAAACCCCCtaaggaaaaggaggagaattTTGCCTtaatcatgaagaaagcaaaaacccgTTACTTACCAGCCTTTGAAAAG aTTTTGAAAGACCATAGGGAGGATTTTCTTGTTGGCAACAAATTCAGTTGGGCAGACGTGCAGCTGTTAGAAGCCATTTTAATGTTGGAAGAACTCAATGCCTCTGTTCTTTCTGACTTCCCTCTGCTAAAG GCATTTAAAACAAGAATCAGTAACATCCCTACAATTAAGAAGTTCCTGCAGCCTGGGAGTCAGAGGAAGCTGCACCCTGATCAGCATTATGTTGATGTTGTCAGACACATTTTGCAGTTCTAA